The Candidatus Bathyarchaeota archaeon genome includes a region encoding these proteins:
- a CDS encoding NADH-quinone oxidoreductase subunit M, producing MFTFTLDILLFFIVITPLTGLLGHKIGFRRLSTISATVGFIISLASLPSLYNQVLDSGGIITTTFESLVMRPIAVCLEIDMLSIFMTAIFLFIGLMTCVYSIRFMELDTGLVEYYTLLLITVAGMVGVSFAGDFFTLFIFWEIMCISSYALVAFRKGKWEPVEAGFKYLIMGSAGSITVLYAMSLLYGMAGTLNFAYLSTRLSSMPNDIWLYLALTLIIVGFGVVASIAPFHTWLPDAHAAAPSPISALLSGIVIKTGAYALIRCLLLLFIPEQFAWQSVLAIFAIFTMFVGNFMALIQKDIKRLLAFSSVVNMGYIIFALSIRTEQGLTGGLFHIMNHAVIKALLFLCVGSFIYRTETRNLEKLTGIGRKMPVTTALFAIGALAAAGFPGLNGFMSEIMIVIAGIDAGLYIPTALMLLNILFSITYYLLLIHTFIIKKPTINYEGIKESPKSMLAIMVILATLCVVIGIYPAPFINFANVAAKAALNIQAYIEAIIG from the coding sequence ATGTTCACATTTACGCTGGACATATTGCTTTTCTTCATAGTCATAACTCCACTAACTGGCTTACTAGGCCATAAAATTGGTTTCCGTAGATTATCAACGATATCTGCAACAGTTGGGTTCATCATTTCTCTGGCTTCTCTTCCATCATTGTACAATCAAGTTTTAGACAGCGGTGGCATCATAACAACTACGTTTGAGTCACTAGTCATGCGTCCGATAGCGGTTTGTCTGGAAATAGATATGTTAAGCATATTCATGACAGCGATTTTCCTTTTCATAGGACTGATGACCTGCGTTTATTCCATTCGTTTTATGGAACTTGACACAGGACTCGTTGAATATTATACGCTACTACTGATCACGGTTGCTGGAATGGTGGGAGTTTCATTTGCTGGAGACTTCTTTACGTTATTCATCTTTTGGGAGATCATGTGCATAAGCTCTTACGCACTAGTTGCCTTCAGAAAGGGGAAATGGGAGCCCGTTGAAGCGGGCTTCAAATATCTTATAATGGGTTCAGCTGGAAGCATAACTGTGCTCTATGCGATGTCGCTCCTTTACGGAATGGCTGGAACATTAAACTTTGCATACCTTTCAACAAGATTGAGCTCAATGCCTAACGATATTTGGCTTTACTTGGCTCTCACCCTGATCATCGTTGGATTCGGAGTTGTAGCCTCCATTGCTCCGTTTCATACATGGCTTCCAGATGCTCACGCGGCGGCTCCAAGTCCTATAAGCGCGTTGCTCTCTGGAATTGTCATTAAGACAGGTGCATACGCCCTCATTAGATGCCTACTTTTACTCTTCATACCCGAGCAGTTTGCATGGCAAAGCGTTTTGGCGATATTTGCTATTTTCACCATGTTCGTCGGGAACTTTATGGCTTTGATTCAGAAGGACATTAAAAGGCTTCTAGCGTTCAGCAGCGTTGTCAACATGGGTTACATCATCTTTGCGTTATCCATCCGAACCGAACAAGGATTAACCGGAGGCTTATTTCATATCATGAACCACGCCGTCATAAAAGCCCTCTTATTCTTGTGTGTTGGCTCATTCATTTATCGAACAGAGACAAGGAACCTAGAAAAATTAACTGGAATCGGCAGGAAAATGCCTGTAACTACGGCTCTTTTTGCGATTGGAGCGCTAGCGGCAGCAGGCTTTCCTGGATTGAACGGTTTCATGAGTGAAATAATGATAGTCATAGCTGGAATAGATGCTGGCTTGTACATCCCCACAGCTTTAATGTTGCTGAACATATTATTCTCCATAACGTATTACCTTCTCCTCATCCACACTTTCATCATAAAAAAGCCTACGATAAACTATGAAGGAATCAAAGAATCTCCAAAATCTATGCTAGCCATCATGGTCATTTTAGCAACGCTATGCGTAGTTATAGGAATCTATCCTGCTCCATTCATAAATTTTGCAAACGTTGCTGCAAAAGCGGCCTTGAACATTCAAGCGTACATAGAAGCGATAATTGGGTAA
- the nuoK gene encoding NADH-quinone oxidoreductase subunit NuoK: MIPLTYYLACSAALFIIGLYCLIAKRNMVRLLISLEIMISAANINFIAFSTYAVPGSTHPLAHALVILSIAIGGCILSIGLAITLHAYKHYKTLDVRKLKRIRW; this comes from the coding sequence TTGATCCCGTTAACCTACTACCTCGCATGCTCAGCGGCCTTGTTCATCATCGGATTATACTGTCTCATAGCCAAGCGCAATATGGTAAGACTTTTGATAAGCCTCGAAATAATGATAAGCGCGGCAAACATAAATTTCATCGCCTTCTCTACTTATGCAGTTCCAGGATCTACGCATCCTCTGGCTCACGCACTCGTCATTTTATCTATCGCAATAGGGGGATGCATACTCTCCATAGGATTAGCTATTACACTCCACGCATACAAACATTACAAAACTCTGGATGTAAGAAAACTGAAAAGGATTAGATGGTAA
- a CDS encoding DUF4040 domain-containing protein — protein sequence MKLFIDVIQILLIVVTIVLAILTIEIKDMLRAIVCLCGMGITIGMLFAILNAPYVAVFQLLIYAGAIMALFISVVMVTERGSEE from the coding sequence TTGAAACTGTTTATCGATGTCATACAGATACTTCTCATCGTGGTTACCATTGTTCTGGCGATTCTCACAATCGAAATCAAAGATATGCTCCGCGCAATTGTATGTTTATGCGGGATGGGAATAACAATCGGGATGTTATTCGCGATTTTGAATGCTCCCTACGTCGCTGTCTTCCAGTTACTAATCTACGCAGGCGCAATTATGGCCCTATTTATCTCAGTGGTCATGGTGACAGAGAGGGGGTCTGAGGAATGA
- a CDS encoding NADH-quinone oxidoreductase subunit B — MGLIKWARTKSPWLLHFNSGGCAGCDIEIVAASNPKFDIERFGMLLKGSPRHSDILVLTGPITFQIKNRLKRIYNQMPEPKFVIAIGSCAISGGVYRGCYNVHEGADKVVPVDVYVPGCPPKPEAIIDGIIKVLKNYEKATP, encoded by the coding sequence ATGGGTTTGATCAAGTGGGCTAGAACAAAGTCTCCATGGCTTCTCCATTTCAACAGTGGAGGATGCGCCGGCTGCGACATTGAGATTGTTGCTGCTTCAAATCCAAAATTTGACATTGAAAGATTTGGCATGCTCCTCAAGGGAAGCCCGAGACATTCTGACATTCTGGTTTTAACTGGGCCAATTACATTTCAGATTAAGAATAGACTGAAAAGGATATACAACCAGATGCCTGAACCAAAATTCGTCATAGCAATTGGATCATGTGCCATAAGCGGAGGCGTATACAGAGGATGTTACAATGTTCATGAGGGAGCCGATAAAGTCGTTCCTGTCGATGTCTATGTTCCTGGCTGTCCACCGAAGCCTGAAGCCATAATAGATGGAATCATAAAGGTCCTAAAGAATTATGAGAAGGCAACACCATGA
- a CDS encoding NADH-quinone oxidoreductase subunit C — translation MNSLSKDYRDIIEKLKKEIGSENLIGYEIPRPRRIWFSVRKEKLADAITHLVGEGFVHLSTITGLEGENGLEVIYHLNRKGLEASLKVEVPVKQPVLPTITPIIPGAILYEREVHELLGVVFSGHPNLSLLILPEDWPEGVYPLRKKWTHEEIKKKLLRRT, via the coding sequence ATGAATTCTTTATCTAAAGATTATCGAGACATTATTGAAAAGCTCAAGAAAGAAATCGGCTCAGAAAATTTAATTGGATATGAGATACCTAGACCGCGGAGGATATGGTTCTCGGTTCGCAAAGAGAAACTCGCTGATGCAATCACCCATCTGGTTGGAGAGGGATTTGTCCACCTTTCAACCATAACAGGTTTAGAAGGCGAAAACGGACTTGAGGTTATCTATCATCTGAATAGAAAAGGTTTAGAGGCTTCATTGAAGGTTGAAGTTCCTGTCAAGCAACCTGTTCTTCCGACCATAACCCCGATTATTCCCGGTGCAATTCTGTATGAACGCGAAGTCCATGAGTTGCTAGGTGTAGTCTTTTCTGGGCACCCCAATCTATCTCTATTGATTCTACCTGAAGATTGGCCAGAGGGAGTCTACCCGTTGAGAAAAAAGTGGACACATGAAGAGATTAAAAAGAAATTATTGAGGAGAACGTGA
- a CDS encoding NADH dehydrogenase subunit, translating into MSSIIKIPFGPQHPAFKEPENFMFKVDGEYVVDVTPRIGYAHRGIEKALEARTYILDLYLIERICGICSHAHTTCYTQAVEEALKVDVPPRAKYIRTIVTELERIHNHYFWLGIVAHEIGFETLFMYTWRDREIVMDLLELLSGNRVQYAMNMIGGVRRDITPEISSEIMKGVKVLGERMKYYKKTCSNERTILTRSVNVGILKTKDAIALCAVGPTVRASNVKRDVRADDPYAAYDEIPFHVVTYDGCDVASRIATRCDEVVESVEIIRYALEHLPTGSIEVIVSRLVPPAEIVSRVEAPRGENIHYLRSNGTDKPARYKVRAPTLANLTALCKMLIGGYIADIPVVIAGIDPCFCCMDRLTFVNIKNDKTWAWEGEKLRGYGIKWYKKQ; encoded by the coding sequence ATGTCGTCAATTATCAAAATACCGTTTGGTCCTCAACACCCCGCGTTTAAAGAACCTGAAAATTTTATGTTCAAAGTTGACGGCGAATACGTGGTTGATGTTACTCCTAGAATTGGATACGCCCACAGGGGAATCGAAAAAGCCCTTGAAGCTAGGACATATATTCTGGACCTATACTTGATCGAGCGAATCTGTGGAATATGCTCTCATGCACATACTACATGCTACACACAAGCTGTTGAAGAAGCTTTGAAAGTCGATGTTCCACCCAGAGCAAAATACATCAGAACGATTGTAACTGAGCTTGAGAGAATACATAACCACTACTTCTGGCTTGGAATAGTCGCCCATGAAATCGGATTTGAAACCCTCTTCATGTACACTTGGAGAGACCGTGAAATTGTCATGGACTTACTTGAACTCCTTTCAGGAAACCGAGTACAATATGCCATGAACATGATTGGAGGAGTGAGACGCGACATCACACCTGAAATTTCTTCTGAGATTATGAAAGGAGTGAAAGTTTTAGGAGAAAGAATGAAATATTATAAAAAAACATGCTCAAATGAGAGGACGATACTTACCAGATCCGTGAACGTTGGAATCTTGAAAACTAAAGACGCCATAGCACTCTGCGCTGTCGGGCCCACTGTACGTGCAAGCAATGTTAAACGTGACGTTAGAGCTGACGATCCTTATGCGGCGTATGATGAAATTCCTTTTCATGTGGTGACTTATGATGGGTGCGATGTAGCAAGTAGAATCGCGACCAGATGCGACGAGGTTGTAGAGAGCGTAGAAATAATTCGATACGCCTTAGAACATCTGCCAACTGGGTCTATAGAAGTGATAGTTTCAAGACTGGTCCCGCCGGCTGAAATCGTCAGTAGAGTAGAAGCTCCCAGAGGCGAAAACATTCATTATTTAAGGTCAAATGGAACAGATAAACCAGCAAGATATAAAGTTAGAGCCCCAACACTGGCCAACCTTACTGCGTTATGCAAGATGCTGATCGGCGGGTACATCGCTGACATCCCGGTTGTAATAGCGGGGATCGATCCATGTTTCTGTTGCATGGATAGACTCACCTTCGTTAACATAAAAAATGATAAGACCTGGGCTTGGGAAGGTGAAAAGCTTAGGGGATATGGAATTAAATGGTACAAGAAGCAATAA